The proteins below come from a single Microbacterium sp. SLBN-154 genomic window:
- a CDS encoding ACP S-malonyltransferase: protein MIIAVFPGQGSQTPGFLAPWLEIPGARETLEVYSDAAGVDLVAAGTEWDADRIRDTQVAQPLIVAAGLLAWGELGRPRQVAGVAGHSVGEFTAAAAAAILPDAEVLRLVGVRGRAMADAAAQADTGMSAVIGGDEAAVLERLASLGLTPANHNGAGQIVAAGARADLDRLAAEPVAGTRVIPLQVAGAFHTDYMAPAVATLRDAAAETVGGDPLRTIWTNRDGSAVATGRAFIDLLVEQVASPVRWDLCMASFAAAGVTGIIELTPAGTLTGLAKRALRGIPTVAVKTPDDLAAAVELWEGSAA from the coding sequence GTGATCATCGCCGTCTTCCCCGGACAGGGCTCGCAGACGCCGGGATTCCTCGCCCCGTGGCTGGAGATCCCGGGTGCCCGCGAAACCCTCGAGGTCTATTCCGACGCAGCCGGCGTCGATCTCGTCGCCGCGGGCACGGAGTGGGACGCCGACCGCATCCGCGACACCCAGGTGGCCCAGCCGCTCATCGTCGCAGCCGGGCTCCTGGCCTGGGGCGAGTTGGGCAGGCCGCGTCAGGTGGCGGGAGTGGCCGGGCACTCGGTCGGAGAGTTCACCGCCGCGGCCGCCGCGGCGATCCTCCCCGACGCCGAGGTGCTGCGCCTGGTCGGCGTGCGCGGTCGGGCGATGGCGGATGCCGCAGCGCAGGCCGACACCGGAATGAGCGCCGTGATCGGCGGTGACGAGGCGGCGGTGCTCGAGCGGCTGGCGTCGCTCGGACTGACACCGGCCAACCACAACGGCGCCGGACAGATCGTCGCCGCCGGAGCCCGCGCGGACCTCGACCGCCTCGCAGCCGAGCCCGTCGCCGGCACCCGCGTCATCCCGCTCCAGGTGGCGGGCGCGTTCCACACCGACTACATGGCACCCGCCGTGGCGACCCTTCGCGACGCGGCAGCCGAGACCGTGGGTGGCGACCCCCTCCGCACCATCTGGACGAACCGCGACGGCTCCGCGGTGGCGACGGGACGCGCGTTCATCGATCTGCTCGTCGAGCAGGTCGCCTCACCCGTGCGCTGGGACCTGTGCATGGCGAGCTTCGCTGCCGCCGGTGTCACCGGCATCATCGAACTCACCCCGGCGGGCACGCTCACCGGGCTCGCAAAACGTGCGCTCCGCGGCATCCCGACCGTCGCCGTGAAGACCCCGGACGACCTCGCGGCCGCCGTCGAGCTCTGGGAAGGATCGGCGGCATGA
- a CDS encoding LLM class F420-dependent oxidoreductase: MTNFGYTLMTEQSGPKELVRYARLAEDVGFDFEVSSDHFSPWLTTQGHAPYAWSVLGAVAAVTERVELMTYVTCPTVRYHPAVVAQKAATVQLLSDGRFTLGLGSGESLNEHVVGEGWPGVDARQYMLVEAIEIIRALLTGDLVTYDGQYYRVDSARVWDAPDGGVPLATAVSGPKSIERFSALVDHMIAVEPEAELVTGWDEAHGGTSRKIGQIPISWDPDEDAAIARAHEQFRWFGLGWPVNSELPTPASFAAATQFVRPEDVAEGIACGPDLDKIAESVRPYLDAGFTDVALVQIGGDHQERFLAEAAGPLLERLRAL; encoded by the coding sequence ATGACGAACTTCGGCTACACCCTGATGACCGAGCAGAGCGGCCCGAAAGAGCTCGTGCGCTACGCCCGTCTGGCCGAGGACGTCGGCTTCGACTTCGAGGTCTCGAGCGATCACTTCTCTCCCTGGCTGACCACCCAGGGACACGCGCCCTATGCGTGGTCAGTCCTGGGGGCGGTGGCCGCCGTCACCGAGCGCGTGGAGCTGATGACCTACGTCACCTGCCCGACGGTGAGATATCACCCTGCCGTGGTCGCGCAGAAGGCCGCGACGGTGCAGCTGCTCTCGGACGGGCGATTCACCCTCGGCCTCGGGTCCGGCGAGAGCCTGAACGAGCACGTCGTGGGCGAGGGCTGGCCGGGGGTGGACGCGCGACAGTACATGCTGGTCGAGGCGATCGAGATCATCCGTGCACTGCTCACCGGCGACCTGGTGACCTACGACGGCCAGTACTACCGGGTCGACTCCGCCCGCGTCTGGGACGCTCCCGACGGCGGGGTGCCGCTCGCGACAGCGGTGTCGGGCCCGAAATCGATCGAGCGGTTCTCTGCGCTCGTCGACCACATGATCGCCGTCGAGCCCGAGGCGGAGCTTGTGACCGGGTGGGACGAGGCGCACGGGGGCACGTCGCGGAAGATCGGCCAGATCCCGATCTCGTGGGATCCTGACGAGGATGCCGCGATCGCCCGCGCCCACGAGCAGTTCCGGTGGTTCGGATTGGGCTGGCCGGTCAATTCGGAACTGCCCACCCCGGCGAGCTTCGCTGCGGCCACCCAGTTCGTCCGACCCGAGGATGTCGCCGAGGGCATCGCGTGCGGCCCCGACCTCGACAAGATCGCCGAGAGCGTTCGCCCCTACCTCGACGCCGGATTCACCGATGTCGCCCTCGTGCAGATCGGCGGAGACCACCAAGAGCGCTTCCTCGCCGAGGCGGCCGGTCCGCTGCTCGAGCGGCTCCGCGCGCTGTGA
- a CDS encoding bifunctional 3'-5' exonuclease/DNA polymerase, whose amino-acid sequence MSAPSSADVARVALGTRADGWEAVILTAAGSEGERHVLATGEVAPWVRRMEASHAPRWIWSDTDAIYRRLLAAGVRVARCHDLRLAHAILRSSADAPAELAARADPGWAAPRTTAASEDGDTLFALDPDAGATRLPDEIDAVLREFVRQREAVAASASPASLRLLLAAESAGALAAAEMTAAGLPWDTATHDRVLSAILGPRPRGDELPERMRLLAEEIRAALGDPGVSLDSPPKLLRALHRVGIHVETTSRWELERHTHPAIGPLVEYKRMSRLLTANGWSWLDEWVHDGRFRPVYVPGGVVTGRWASSGGGALQIPRVLREAVRADPGWCLVVADVAQLEPRVLAAMAGDLSLAAAARGRDLYGGVVEAGAVATRADAKMALLGAMYGATTGESGRLVPRLRRSFPRAMALVDEAARVGEAGGVVRTQWGRTSAQPSPAWRTAQDRASEPDATPAEQERARRSARDRGRFTRNFVVQGTAAEWALAWIADLRGRLHALGGDVVDPPAVASGPVFDRHPHLAFFLHDEIIVHAPLSQAEEVADAVRAASVSAARLLFGDFPLDFPLDLRITESAAKT is encoded by the coding sequence ATGAGCGCGCCATCATCGGCCGACGTCGCGCGGGTCGCCCTGGGCACGCGCGCAGACGGGTGGGAAGCGGTCATCCTGACCGCGGCCGGCTCCGAGGGTGAGCGTCACGTGCTTGCGACGGGAGAGGTGGCGCCGTGGGTGAGACGGATGGAAGCCTCTCACGCACCACGGTGGATCTGGTCGGACACCGACGCCATCTATCGACGCCTGCTCGCCGCCGGCGTCCGCGTCGCACGCTGCCATGATCTGCGCCTCGCCCACGCGATCCTCCGATCGTCCGCCGACGCGCCCGCCGAGCTCGCTGCCCGCGCCGATCCGGGGTGGGCTGCCCCGCGGACGACAGCCGCGAGCGAAGACGGCGACACCCTCTTCGCCCTGGATCCCGACGCCGGCGCGACGCGGCTGCCGGATGAGATCGATGCCGTCCTGCGTGAGTTCGTACGGCAGCGGGAAGCAGTCGCCGCGAGCGCGTCGCCGGCCTCACTCCGGCTTCTGCTCGCCGCCGAATCGGCTGGGGCCCTCGCTGCCGCGGAGATGACGGCGGCAGGTCTTCCCTGGGACACCGCGACGCACGATCGCGTGCTCTCGGCCATTCTCGGTCCGCGCCCCCGCGGTGATGAGCTGCCGGAGCGGATGCGCCTGCTCGCTGAGGAGATCCGCGCAGCTCTCGGCGACCCTGGCGTCTCGCTCGACTCGCCTCCGAAGCTCCTCCGCGCGCTGCATCGGGTGGGGATACACGTCGAGACGACGAGCCGCTGGGAACTCGAGCGTCACACCCACCCGGCCATCGGCCCGCTGGTGGAGTACAAGCGGATGTCGCGACTGCTCACCGCGAACGGCTGGTCGTGGTTGGACGAATGGGTGCACGACGGGCGATTCCGACCGGTGTACGTTCCCGGCGGTGTCGTCACGGGCCGGTGGGCATCCTCCGGCGGGGGCGCCCTGCAGATCCCGCGGGTACTCCGCGAAGCCGTGCGCGCAGATCCCGGCTGGTGCCTCGTCGTCGCCGATGTCGCCCAGCTCGAACCCCGCGTGCTCGCTGCGATGGCCGGCGACCTCTCCTTGGCCGCAGCGGCGCGAGGGAGGGATCTCTACGGGGGCGTGGTGGAAGCAGGCGCCGTCGCGACGCGTGCCGATGCGAAGATGGCGCTGCTGGGTGCGATGTACGGGGCGACGACCGGTGAGAGCGGACGGCTGGTGCCGCGGCTCCGGAGGTCCTTTCCCCGTGCGATGGCACTCGTCGACGAGGCGGCCCGCGTCGGCGAGGCCGGAGGGGTCGTTCGGACACAGTGGGGACGAACCTCCGCGCAACCGAGCCCGGCATGGCGAACGGCGCAGGATCGCGCGAGCGAACCCGACGCGACACCGGCCGAGCAGGAACGGGCCAGGCGCAGCGCCCGCGACCGGGGCCGATTCACCCGCAACTTCGTCGTGCAGGGGACGGCCGCCGAGTGGGCCCTGGCCTGGATCGCCGACCTGCGGGGTCGACTCCACGCCCTCGGCGGCGACGTGGTCGACCCGCCGGCGGTCGCTTCGGGTCCGGTGTTCGACCGGCATCCGCATCTGGCGTTCTTCCTGCACGACGAGATCATCGTCCACGCTCCGCTCTCACAGGCCGAGGAGGTGGCCGACGCCGTGCGCGCAGCATCCGTCTCCGCCGCCCGTCTGCTGTTCGGGGACTTCCCGCTGGATTTCCCCCTGGATCTGCGGATCACCGAGTCTGCGGCCAAGACCTGA
- a CDS encoding beta-ketoacyl-[acyl-carrier-protein] synthase family protein: MSTSRIVVTGIGASSPIGATAPESWEALLAGASGTRTLEHEWVEQYQLPVTFAAQAKVRPDTVLERPVAKRLDPASQFAMVAAMEAWEDAGRPDVAPERLGIDFATGIGGVWTLLDAWDTLREKGPRRVMPMTVPMLMPNAAAGNLSLHFGARAFARTVASACASSTESIVNAVEHLRAGLADVVIAGGTESAIHPITIASFASMQALSRRNDDPATASRPCSVDRDGFVMGEGAGVLILETEEHARARGAKIYAAVVGGGVTADSYHITANDPEGVGASRAVRMALEMADASPDDVTHVNAHATSTPVGDPNEYTALKTVFGDRIDEIPVSATKASTGHLLGGTGALEAIFTVLALRERVAPPTINITTQDPQVPFRISGERMTLGQGDQLAISNSFGFGGHNAVAAFASV, from the coding sequence ATGAGCACGTCACGCATCGTCGTCACCGGAATCGGCGCCTCCTCTCCCATCGGCGCGACCGCGCCCGAGAGCTGGGAGGCGCTGCTCGCCGGGGCTTCCGGAACCCGGACCCTCGAGCACGAGTGGGTCGAGCAGTACCAGCTGCCCGTCACCTTCGCCGCGCAGGCCAAGGTGCGTCCCGACACCGTTCTCGAGCGTCCCGTCGCCAAGCGGCTCGACCCGGCGTCGCAGTTCGCCATGGTCGCGGCGATGGAGGCGTGGGAGGACGCCGGACGACCCGACGTCGCCCCCGAGCGACTGGGCATCGATTTCGCCACGGGCATCGGCGGCGTCTGGACGCTGCTGGATGCCTGGGACACCCTTCGTGAGAAGGGTCCGCGTCGCGTCATGCCGATGACCGTCCCGATGCTCATGCCCAACGCGGCGGCGGGCAACCTCTCACTGCACTTCGGCGCGCGGGCCTTCGCCCGCACGGTGGCCAGTGCCTGCGCGTCGAGTACCGAGTCGATCGTCAACGCCGTGGAGCATCTGCGCGCGGGCCTGGCCGACGTCGTGATCGCCGGGGGCACGGAGTCGGCGATCCACCCGATCACGATCGCCTCCTTCGCCTCGATGCAGGCGCTTTCGCGCCGCAACGACGACCCCGCGACCGCGTCTCGTCCCTGCAGCGTGGACCGTGACGGATTCGTCATGGGGGAAGGTGCCGGCGTCCTCATCCTCGAGACCGAGGAACACGCCCGTGCCCGCGGCGCGAAGATCTACGCCGCCGTCGTCGGTGGCGGCGTCACGGCGGATTCGTATCACATCACGGCGAACGACCCCGAAGGAGTGGGGGCGTCCCGGGCCGTGCGGATGGCGCTGGAGATGGCGGACGCCTCGCCCGATGACGTCACACACGTCAACGCGCACGCCACCTCGACGCCCGTCGGCGATCCGAACGAGTACACCGCGCTCAAGACGGTCTTCGGCGACCGGATCGACGAGATCCCCGTGTCAGCCACGAAGGCGTCGACGGGCCACCTCCTCGGCGGCACCGGTGCCCTCGAGGCGATCTTCACGGTTCTGGCTCTTCGCGAACGCGTCGCCCCGCCCACCATCAACATCACGACGCAGGATCCGCAGGTTCCCTTCCGCATCTCGGGCGAGCGCATGACGCTCGGACAGGGCGACCAGCTCGCCATCAGCAACTCGTTCGGATTCGGCGGGCACAACGCCGTGGCCGCGTTCGCGAGCGTCTGA
- the aceE gene encoding pyruvate dehydrogenase (acetyl-transferring), homodimeric type, with product MTVHDQDPYSQGPQDSDPEETSEWQESLQQLVQAKGPQRGREIMLSLLKASKELHLGVPMVPTTDYINTIAAENEPDFPGDEEIERRYRAWIRWNAAITVHRAQRPGIAVGGHISTYASSAALYEVGFNHFFRGQDHPSGGDQIFIQGHASPGTYARAFLEGRLTEAQLDGFRQEKSAAPNGIPSYPHPRLMPEFWQFPTVSMGLGPINAIYQAMTNKYLTNRGIKDVSDSHVWAFLGDGEMDEVESRGQLQVAANEGLDNLTFIVNCNLQRLDGPVRGNGKIIQELESFFRGAGWNVIKVIWGREWDDLLARDSEGALLNLMNVTPDGDYQTYKAENGAYVREHFFGRDERAAALVKDYSDEQIWNLKRGGHDYRKVYAAFKAAAEHKGQPTVILAKTIKGYGLGPHFEGRNATHQMKKMTLDDLKLFRDAMHIPVSDAQLEENPYLPPYYNPGPQDETIQYLQERRRALAGYLPERRTHHVGLELPGDQAYALPKKGSGTQEVATTMAFVRLLKDLLRVKDFGHRIVPIIPDEARTFGMDAYFPTAKIYNPHGQHYTSVDRELLLAYKESPQGQIIHVGINEAGALAAFTGTGTSYSTHGEPLIPVYVFYSMFGFQRTGDALWAAGDQMTRGFLIGATAGRTTLTGEGLQHADGHSPLLASTNPAVVSYDPAYGYEIAHIVRAGIERMYGGNHPDPNVMYYLTVYNEPMIQPAEPEGVDIEGIVRGIHRIAPATGEGARAQILASGVGVPWALEAQQLLRDDWGVEADVWSVTSWGELRRDGLAADEHNFLHPDGEQRTAYVTDKLAGTPGPVIAVSDFEHAVQDQIRPWVQHNFHTLGADGFGFSDTRPAARRWFKIDGPSIVVKTLQALAAEGTVDRSLSVQAIEKYRLHDVSAGTSGNAGGES from the coding sequence GTGACTGTTCACGACCAGGATCCGTACTCTCAGGGCCCGCAGGACAGCGATCCGGAAGAGACGTCGGAGTGGCAGGAGTCGCTCCAGCAGCTGGTGCAGGCCAAGGGTCCGCAGCGCGGGCGCGAGATCATGCTCAGCCTGCTGAAGGCGTCGAAGGAACTCCACCTCGGGGTTCCGATGGTTCCCACCACCGACTACATCAACACCATTGCGGCCGAGAACGAGCCCGACTTCCCCGGTGACGAGGAGATCGAGCGGCGGTATCGCGCGTGGATCCGCTGGAATGCCGCCATCACGGTGCACCGCGCCCAGCGACCCGGGATCGCCGTCGGCGGGCACATCTCGACCTACGCCTCGTCGGCCGCGCTCTACGAGGTCGGCTTCAACCATTTCTTCCGTGGGCAGGACCACCCCTCCGGCGGCGACCAGATCTTCATCCAGGGCCACGCCTCGCCGGGCACGTACGCGCGCGCCTTCCTCGAGGGTCGCCTGACCGAAGCGCAGCTCGACGGATTCCGTCAGGAGAAGTCGGCTGCGCCCAACGGCATCCCGTCCTACCCGCATCCCCGCCTCATGCCGGAGTTCTGGCAGTTCCCGACGGTGTCGATGGGTCTCGGTCCGATCAACGCCATCTACCAGGCGATGACGAACAAGTACCTCACCAACCGCGGCATCAAGGATGTCTCCGACAGCCACGTGTGGGCGTTCCTCGGCGACGGCGAGATGGACGAAGTGGAGAGCCGCGGGCAGCTCCAGGTCGCCGCGAATGAGGGCCTGGACAACCTCACATTCATCGTCAACTGCAACCTGCAGCGCCTCGACGGACCGGTGCGCGGCAACGGGAAGATCATCCAGGAGCTGGAGAGCTTCTTCCGCGGCGCCGGCTGGAACGTCATCAAGGTGATCTGGGGCCGCGAGTGGGACGATCTGCTCGCCCGCGACAGCGAGGGTGCCCTGCTGAACCTGATGAACGTCACCCCCGACGGCGACTATCAGACCTATAAGGCCGAGAACGGGGCGTACGTCCGCGAACACTTCTTCGGCCGCGACGAGCGCGCGGCCGCCCTCGTCAAGGACTACAGCGACGAGCAGATCTGGAACCTCAAGCGAGGCGGGCACGACTACCGCAAGGTCTACGCCGCGTTCAAGGCCGCGGCCGAGCACAAGGGTCAGCCCACCGTCATCCTGGCGAAGACCATCAAGGGCTATGGCCTCGGCCCGCACTTCGAGGGTCGGAACGCCACGCACCAGATGAAGAAGATGACGCTGGACGACCTCAAGCTCTTCCGTGACGCGATGCACATCCCGGTGAGCGACGCGCAGCTCGAGGAGAACCCCTACCTGCCGCCGTACTACAACCCCGGCCCGCAGGACGAGACGATCCAGTACCTGCAGGAGCGGCGCCGCGCGCTGGCGGGTTACCTGCCGGAGCGGCGCACGCACCACGTCGGGCTGGAACTGCCCGGTGATCAGGCGTACGCCCTTCCCAAGAAGGGATCGGGCACGCAGGAAGTCGCGACGACGATGGCCTTCGTGCGTCTGCTGAAAGACCTGTTGCGGGTGAAGGACTTCGGTCACCGCATCGTCCCGATCATCCCGGACGAGGCCCGGACGTTCGGCATGGACGCGTACTTCCCGACGGCGAAGATCTACAACCCGCACGGCCAGCACTACACGTCGGTCGATCGCGAACTGCTCCTTGCCTACAAGGAGAGCCCTCAGGGGCAGATCATCCATGTCGGCATCAACGAGGCGGGCGCGCTCGCAGCGTTCACCGGGACCGGTACGTCGTACTCGACGCACGGCGAGCCGTTGATCCCCGTCTACGTCTTCTACTCGATGTTCGGATTCCAGCGCACCGGCGACGCCCTGTGGGCGGCCGGCGACCAGATGACGCGTGGCTTCCTCATCGGCGCCACCGCGGGGCGCACGACCCTGACGGGCGAGGGCCTCCAGCACGCCGACGGGCACTCGCCGCTCCTGGCCTCCACCAACCCGGCGGTGGTCAGCTACGACCCCGCCTACGGCTACGAGATCGCCCACATCGTGCGGGCGGGAATCGAGCGGATGTACGGCGGGAACCATCCCGATCCCAACGTCATGTACTACCTCACCGTGTACAACGAGCCGATGATCCAGCCGGCCGAGCCCGAGGGGGTCGACATCGAGGGCATCGTCCGCGGAATCCACCGCATCGCACCCGCCACCGGCGAGGGCGCACGTGCCCAGATCCTCGCCTCGGGCGTGGGTGTGCCGTGGGCGCTCGAGGCCCAGCAGCTGCTGCGCGACGACTGGGGCGTCGAGGCCGATGTGTGGTCGGTGACCTCGTGGGGCGAGTTGCGTCGCGACGGTCTCGCCGCCGACGAGCACAACTTCCTCCACCCCGACGGCGAGCAGCGCACTGCCTACGTCACCGACAAGCTGGCGGGGACGCCCGGCCCGGTCATCGCGGTCAGCGATTTCGAGCATGCCGTGCAGGATCAGATCCGTCCGTGGGTGCAGCACAACTTCCACACCCTGGGCGCCGACGGGTTCGGGTTCTCGGACACCCGCCCGGCCGCACGCCGGTGGTTCAAGATCGACGGGCCGTCGATCGTCGTCAAGACCCTGCAGGCTCTGGCCGCCGAGGGGACCGTGGATCGTTCGCTGTCGGTGCAGGCGATCGAGAAGTATCGTCTGCACGACGTCAGCGCGGGCACGAGCGGGAACGCGGGCGGCGAGAGCTGA
- a CDS encoding PucR family transcriptional regulator — protein MDKAETLAWLRRISGDLATATIQRLEDSLPWYAEMPPARRSAVGLVAQAGISSFIQWYDDPGSTPWIAADIFAAAPRELLRSVSLTQTLQLIRVTVEVTEERVAGKDENLREAILLYSREVAFAAADVYARAAEARGLWDARLEALVVDSILTGEADEELPSRIAALGWHGHGEVAVLVGTTPPQFDVDQLRRTARKLGVDVLIGVQGSRLVLVVGRADAPRGEETPTDLPFDEIARRLEPGFGTGYLVLGPAVPALVEASQSARAALAGFAVARAWRHAPRPVEADDLLPERALAGDPLAKQTLVERIYRPLQNHSSDLVTTLWSYLDNGRSLEATARELFVHPNTVRYRLKRVSEVIGWDATGPREALILQTALVLGSIGTDATRRRSPGPRRAG, from the coding sequence ATGGACAAGGCCGAAACGCTCGCCTGGCTCCGACGTATCTCAGGCGACCTCGCCACGGCCACGATCCAGCGTCTCGAGGATTCGCTGCCCTGGTATGCCGAGATGCCGCCGGCTCGTCGGTCGGCGGTGGGTCTGGTCGCGCAGGCGGGTATCAGCTCCTTCATCCAGTGGTACGACGACCCCGGGTCCACTCCGTGGATCGCCGCGGACATCTTCGCGGCCGCGCCTCGTGAGCTTCTGCGGAGTGTGTCGCTGACGCAGACGCTGCAGCTCATCCGCGTCACCGTCGAGGTGACCGAGGAGCGGGTGGCGGGGAAGGACGAGAACCTCCGCGAGGCGATCCTGCTGTACTCGCGCGAGGTTGCCTTCGCCGCCGCAGACGTCTACGCCCGTGCCGCCGAGGCGCGCGGGCTGTGGGACGCGCGCCTGGAGGCGCTGGTTGTGGACTCGATCCTCACCGGCGAGGCCGACGAGGAGCTGCCGAGCCGTATCGCGGCGCTCGGCTGGCACGGACACGGCGAGGTGGCGGTGCTCGTGGGCACCACTCCCCCGCAGTTCGATGTCGATCAGTTGCGGCGCACCGCGCGCAAGCTCGGCGTCGACGTGCTGATCGGCGTCCAGGGTTCGCGCCTCGTCCTGGTCGTCGGTCGCGCCGACGCACCGCGCGGAGAGGAAACCCCCACCGACCTGCCGTTCGACGAGATCGCCCGGCGCCTCGAACCGGGCTTCGGAACGGGCTACCTCGTGCTCGGACCCGCCGTGCCTGCTCTCGTCGAGGCCAGCCAGAGCGCGCGTGCCGCCCTCGCCGGCTTCGCGGTCGCCCGTGCCTGGCGCCATGCGCCCCGCCCCGTCGAGGCCGATGACCTGCTCCCCGAGCGGGCTCTCGCCGGGGATCCGCTGGCGAAGCAGACGCTGGTGGAGCGGATCTACCGCCCTCTGCAGAATCACAGCTCCGACCTCGTGACGACGCTGTGGAGCTACCTCGACAACGGCCGCTCGCTCGAGGCGACCGCGCGGGAGCTCTTCGTGCACCCGAACACCGTCCGCTACCGACTCAAACGGGTATCGGAGGTCATCGGTTGGGATGCCACCGGTCCGCGCGAGGCTCTCATTCTGCAGACGGCGCTGGTCCTCGGATCGATCGGGACGGATGCCACTCGCCGCCGCTCTCCTGGCCCGAGGCGGGCCGGATGA
- a CDS encoding acyl carrier protein, with product MAFTNDEVLAGLAELITDETGISADEVALEKSFTDDLDIDSISMMTIVVNAEEKFGVTIPDDEVKNLKTVGDAVTYITSNQA from the coding sequence ATGGCATTCACCAACGACGAGGTCCTCGCCGGGCTCGCTGAGCTCATCACCGACGAGACCGGCATCTCGGCCGACGAGGTAGCCCTGGAGAAGTCGTTCACCGACGACCTCGACATCGACTCGATCTCGATGATGACGATCGTCGTCAACGCCGAGGAGAAGTTCGGCGTGACGATCCCCGACGACGAGGTGAAGAACCTCAAGACCGTCGGCGACGCCGTCACCTACATCACGTCGAACCAGGCGTAG
- a CDS encoding zinc ribbon domain-containing protein, giving the protein MNATPADQRRLLEVSDLDTRIRQADHARRNPPQAQRVKELLARRTELTQELSRRAGARDDLRAELARIESDVAVVDARRARDEERLAASSNSREAQGFESELASLARRKRDLEDAELEVMEKLDAAEAAVVEQEELIRATNEEGAQLSAEAKRAVAEAEASLTAAQRDRDAVAGSIASDLLALYERLAARGVGAGLLRRQTCEGCHMVLSGTDVQRIRQTPDDTVVTCPECGGILVRTEESGV; this is encoded by the coding sequence GTGAACGCCACTCCTGCCGATCAGCGCCGTCTTCTCGAGGTGTCCGACCTCGATACCCGCATCCGCCAGGCAGATCACGCGCGGCGGAACCCGCCGCAGGCTCAACGGGTCAAGGAGCTTCTCGCCCGCCGCACCGAACTGACGCAGGAGCTCAGCCGTCGCGCGGGTGCGCGCGACGATCTGCGTGCGGAACTGGCACGGATCGAGTCCGACGTCGCCGTCGTGGATGCGCGCCGGGCACGCGATGAAGAGCGCCTGGCGGCGAGTTCGAACTCCCGCGAGGCACAGGGGTTCGAAAGCGAGCTCGCCTCCCTCGCCCGGCGGAAGCGCGACCTGGAGGACGCCGAGCTCGAGGTGATGGAGAAGCTCGACGCTGCGGAAGCCGCCGTCGTCGAGCAGGAGGAGCTCATCCGCGCGACGAACGAGGAAGGGGCGCAGCTGAGCGCCGAGGCGAAGCGCGCGGTGGCCGAGGCGGAGGCCTCTCTGACCGCCGCCCAGCGCGACCGCGACGCCGTCGCAGGATCGATCGCCAGCGACCTGCTGGCGCTCTACGAACGCCTTGCCGCCCGCGGCGTCGGTGCTGGTCTGCTGCGCCGACAGACCTGCGAGGGCTGCCACATGGTGTTGTCGGGTACGGACGTGCAGCGGATCAGGCAGACCCCGGACGACACGGTGGTGACCTGTCCGGAATGCGGTGGCATCCTCGTCCGCACCGAAGAGTCGGGCGTCTGA
- a CDS encoding beta-ketoacyl-ACP synthase III, producing MTISLRQPTGAAHTRIYAYGAARGELAVPNDDLVGPIDSSDEWIRQRTGIVTRMRAGADTDAIDLATEATQEAIERSGVEPSAVDLVICATISNPKQTPSVSAIVADRVGANPAAAYDVNAACAGFAYGVAQADALIRAGAAHYAVVVGTEKLSDVVDPADRSISFLLGDGAGAVVVGPSDTPGIGPTVWGSDGSKSDAVGMNHTLTDFRDGKAPWPTLRQEGPTVFRWAVWEMVKVAREALEAAGVEPSDLAAFVPHQANMRIIDEFAKQLKLPDTVVIGRDIETTGNTSAASIPLATHRLLQEHPELSGGLALQIGFGAGLVFGAQVIVLP from the coding sequence ATGACCATCTCCCTGCGTCAGCCCACGGGTGCGGCCCATACGCGCATCTACGCCTACGGTGCCGCGCGCGGCGAGCTCGCGGTCCCGAACGACGATCTGGTCGGGCCGATCGACTCCAGCGACGAGTGGATCCGCCAGCGCACCGGAATCGTCACCCGTATGCGGGCCGGAGCCGACACCGACGCCATCGACCTGGCCACGGAGGCCACCCAAGAGGCGATCGAGCGTTCCGGTGTCGAGCCGAGCGCTGTCGATCTGGTGATCTGCGCGACGATCAGCAACCCCAAGCAGACGCCGTCGGTATCGGCGATCGTCGCCGATCGCGTGGGCGCCAATCCCGCCGCCGCCTACGACGTCAACGCCGCATGCGCCGGCTTCGCGTACGGCGTGGCTCAGGCCGACGCCCTGATCCGGGCCGGCGCCGCGCACTACGCCGTCGTGGTGGGCACCGAGAAGCTCAGCGACGTCGTCGATCCGGCTGATCGCAGCATCTCCTTCCTGCTCGGCGACGGTGCCGGCGCCGTCGTGGTCGGGCCGAGCGACACGCCCGGCATCGGTCCGACCGTCTGGGGGTCCGACGGCTCCAAGTCCGATGCGGTCGGGATGAACCACACGCTGACGGATTTCCGGGACGGGAAGGCGCCCTGGCCGACCCTGCGTCAGGAAGGTCCCACCGTCTTCCGCTGGGCGGTGTGGGAGATGGTCAAGGTCGCGCGCGAGGCACTGGAGGCGGCCGGTGTCGAGCCATCCGATCTCGCCGCCTTCGTCCCGCACCAGGCGAACATGCGCATCATCGACGAATTCGCCAAGCAGTTGAAGCTTCCCGACACGGTCGTGATCGGTCGTGATATCGAGACGACCGGCAACACGTCAGCCGCGTCGATCCCGCTCGCCACGCATCGTCTGCTGCAAGAGCATCCCGAGCTCAGCGGAGGACTGGCTCTGCAGATCGGGTTCGGCGCCGGACTCGTCTTCGGCGCGCAGGTGATCGTGCTCCCGTGA